CCACACAGAACCACCGGATCACTATGCCCTGCTTTCGCACCTGCTCGACTTGTTGGTCTCACAGTTAAGCTCCCTTATGCCATTACACTCTTTGCGTGATTTCCGTCCACGCTGAGGGAACCTTTGGGCGCCTCCGTTACTCTTTAGGAGGCGACCGCCCCAGTCAAACTGCCCGCCTGACAATGTCTCGAATGTTGTTTCATTCGGTTAGAACTCGAGTTCTGTAAGGGTGGTATTTCAACGTTGGCTCCATTCACACTAGCGTGCAAACTTCAAAGCCTCCCACCTATCCTACACATACAGAACCAAAGCTCAATGCCAGGGTACAGTAAAGGTTCACGGGGTCTTTCCGTCCTATCGCAGGTAACCCGCATCTTCACGGGTACTACAATTTCGCCGAGACTCTCGCTGAGACAGTAGGGAAGTCGTTACACCATTCGTGCAGGTCGGAACTTACCCGACAAGGAATTTCGCTACCTTAGGACCGTCATAGTTACGGCCGCCGTTTACTGGGGCTTCGATTCCGAGCTTCGCATTGCTGCTAACAAGTCCTCTTAACCTTCCAGCACCGGGCAGGTGTCAGACCCTATACATCCGCTTCCGCGTTTGCAGAGTCCTGTGTTTTTGGTAAACAGTCGCTACCCCCATTTCTGTGCCCCCTACTTGCGTAGGGCCCTCTTATCCCGAAGTTACGAGGGTAATTTGCCGAGTTCCTTAGCGAGAGTTATCTCGAACACCTTAGTATTCTCTACTTGCCTACCTGTGTCGGTTTGCGGTACGGTCAACTGTTCCTAAACTTAGAGGCTATTTCTCGGCAGCCTGAAATCATAAGCTTAACCCACTCTGAGTGGTCTCCCCCCCACGCTCAGCTCAAAAGGCGGATTTTCCTACCTCTCTCATAACCTCGCGTGAGGAACGGACATATCCAAAAGCCCGCTCTTATTATCCTTCTGCGTCACCCCATCGCACAAAACAGTTGGTGCAGGAATATGAACCTGCTTCCCATCGACTACGCTATTCAGCCTCATCTTAGGGACCGACTAACCCCCGGCGGATTGGCCTTCCCGGGGAAACCTTAGGCTATCGGTGGGGGAGAATCTCACTCCCCTCGCGCTACTCATGCCAGCATCTTCACTTCTTAACCCTCCAGCTACCTTTCCAGGCCACCTTCAGCGGGATAAAGAACGCTCCTCTACCACTCCTATTGCTAGGAATCCGTAATTTCGGCACTACGCTTAGTCCCGATTACATTTTCGGCGCAGGGGCACTCGACCAGTGAGCTATTACGCACTCTTTAAAGGGTGGCTGCTTCTAAGCCAACCTCCTGGTTGTATATGCGCCCCCACATCCTTTACCACTTAGCGTAGATTTTGGGGCCTTAATTGACGGTCTGGGCTGTTTCCCTTTTGACCACGAAGCTTATCCCCCGTAGTCTGACTGCAGTACTTCAAGTTACAGTATTCGGAGTTTGATAGGGTTTGGTAAGATTGTGGTCCCCCTAGCCCTTTCAGTGCTCTACCCCTGTAACTAAACATACCACGCTAACCCTAAAGCTATTTCGAGGAGAACCAGCTATTGCCTGCCTTGTTAGGCCTTTCACCCCTATCCACACCTCATCCCAAATCTTTTTAACGATAACGGGTTCGGTCCTCCAGTGAATGTTACTTCACCTTCAACCTGGACATGGATAGCTCGACAGGCTTCGGGTTTATTCCACGCTACTTATACGCACTATTCATGCTCGCTTTCACTTCGCCTTCGAGATTCTCTCTCTTAAGCTTGCAACGTAAAATAACTCGCCGGCTCATTCTACAAAAGGCACACCATCACTCGTTTCCAAGCTCTGATACCTTGTAAGCGTACGGTTTCAGGTTCTATTTCACTCCGGTTCCCCGGTGCTTTTCACCTTTCCCTCACGGTACTTGTCCACTATCGGTCACTAGGAAGTATTTAGCCTTGCGGGGTGGGCCCCGCGGTTTCCCACAAAATTACACGTGTTCCGTGGTACTCAGGATACTTAACAGGAGGATTAGCAGTTTCGTCTACGGGACTATCACCCTCTTTGGTTGGCTGTTCCAAAACCATTCCACTACCACTAATCTTTGTAACTCCTCGATGCATTCTGAACTGCACCCGTAAGTCCTACAACACCTCTGCTACAGCGATCCAGATCTGTAACGTAGTCAAAGGTTTAGGCTGATCCGCTTTCGCTCGCCGCTACTGACGGAATCGAGGTTTCTTTCTCTTCCTCCAGGTACTAAGATGTTTCAATTCCCTGGGTCTTGCCCACATTGCTGTGTTACTAGGTTTTGCCTAGTAGGGTTTCCCCATTCGGAAATCGACGGATCAAAGCTTGTTTACAACTCCCCGTCGCTTATCGCAGCAAACCACGTCCTTCATCGCCTTCTAGTGCCTTGGCATCCACCGTACGCCCTTAATTACTTGACCATATTACTCTTATGAGCAATATCCTAAAGTTTTCTTGTTCGTCTTTTTTGATGCAACCATAACTGACTCGGCGTCGTTATGGCCGCTCGGCGCATTGTTTGTTTTCTTTACAATGTCGTATATATGTTGTCAAAGAACGAAAGTTTCCCTACAGACTAATTACCCAGGAGTATTCTCGTGGAAAATTAAAATGTCGGTTATTCGTTTTGCTTATCGCAAAGGAAGATCTTCCTCTCCCTCCGCCCACAGTCGCCTGCAAGCTACCGGTTTCATAGATCGAAAAGATCCATGCGGTAAAAACCAAAGTAATTTCAAAACCTAAGCAGTCAACACGGTTTTATAAAAAAGTTCGCAGTTCATAGAGAAAGATAAGATTTTTTTTATATGTTCGGGCGTTGGTTGGTAGCGGTAATGAGACATAATTTGGTGATGGGCGCGAATAAAGAGGGGCATCGGATAATGTGGGTTTGGTGGAAAATAAATACCAGCTAACTAGCGATTGGTATAGAAACCAAATGCCAAGTGACCCAAGTGACCTAAAACAAAACCTAACACAAGATCCACGAAACAAAAATCTGGATTTGTATCAATTTTACAAAAACAACAAGGTTCTTCTCCGGGTAAGTTATCTCTTGTTAGTTTAATCGATAGATAAATCCCAGAAAGTCTCCTGCTAGATGTCTATCCCTTGGCTCATTGATTCCTTTTTGGAAGCAAACCAGCATTTGGTTGGATGTTTTTCTAATTGGATTTGACCACAAACCAACAAGCAACCTTCGCCATATAACGACAAAAAGGTGAACTTATTTGTAGAATTTTTATCTAAAGCCCGTTGTTTGTTGATGGAATGAGCATGATGTGATAGAAGGAAACCATTGGGTGGCGGGTCTAGTTCCCCTCCCTCAAATCAGGGCGGGGTGATTATATTCTCTAATAACGCAAGTTAAACTGCATATATCCATAACCCTCACGTGCATTCTGGCCATAGCTTACTGCGGAAGGACTTAAAGGCAAATAACCAAATTCTAACGTTTCCTCATCAAGGCCCAAAATATAAAAAGTAGCCGCAGATACCAACATCAGTCCCATCATAATGACCATAGGGCCCCCAACTAATTGTCGATCCCTGCGGTTTTCCATTGGTAAGGTCCCGGCCACACGTTTCAAACTTCTGGCTTTTGATTCGGCATCATCAATGATAGAATTTTGAACCCCATACCAAAAGAAAAATTCATTTGGGTTGTTTTGATTAAAGGAAGAGATGGCACTTGCATTCACAAGGGTCACTTGAGATCTGGCAGCTGAGTAGGCCTGTCTTGATGCGTAATTCAAATACACATAACTTGCATAAAACAAAAGAGAACCATGCAATGAATAGGTGGCAAAGTCTTTATAGGTATGATCTAGGAAAACATTTTGTTTATTCTTATAATAAACATCCGTTTTGCCTTCTCGCATTTCTACATCAACCACAACCTCTTCATTATCCCTTGCATCCACTGCGCGAAAACTATCAATATAACCTTCTTTTGATATCCGCAATCGATTCATTCCAGAAGGAATGGCGATACGATGCAAAGGTGTTTTGCCTAAATACTGAATCCCCAAATACACATCTGATTCAACATTCGTACTAACAGTAATATATGAATTACTTAACTTCAAAGAGAGTTTAACATCCAATTGAAAAGGTCTCCCCTTCTCTAATTGGACATCTTGTTTGTAAGGATGAAACCCTTCTTTGAAGACAAACAATGATCGTTTGCCGACGGGGAATTTTTTCCCAATTAAAGGAGTTTTTCCCAAATAAATCCCGTCCAGATAAACAAGAGCATCCTCCTCGACACCGGCAGAAACTTCTACAGTGGTTGTGTCTTTTCCCTGCAATTTCTCCCGAATGGATTCACCGAGGGGAGTCATTTCTTGATACGCTCGTATTATAGAAGTTTTGTGCTCAAATGGAATTATTTTTCCTTCAAAGTCGTCATAAAGAAAAACTTTGGTAAGCAGCTCATTATCTCTAACCTCAAAAGAACCTCCAATAATATAATCACAATTTAATTTATTCGCCAAACCAAAGGATTCATCGGGAGTTGGGGCCTTCTTGTCCCATAGTTGTTTGATTGTTACTTTTACATAACGAGGATCTTTTTCTGGAGCCAGTTGTTTTTTACCAGATCGCAAGTCTTGTAAATCTTTCTCGTCATTAATCTCTTTCTTTTTTCTTTTTACATTGGGGGATTCTGCATCAATCTTCTCTTGCAGAGTCAAAACAGGTGCTTCCCCAAACGAATGATAAATCACATTTGCTTTCGGGTATTCCACATAGGTATATTCTAAATTACGAAGTTCTGAAAGTAAAACGGAAGGAATTCCTTTGGTCAAATATTCTTTGGTAGGATCTGGGGTGGTTGCAACGAACGAGAACAAACATAAATTACGAGAGGATTCATAGGTAACGCTCCCCTTGTAACTTTGATTTGGAAAATTATAATAATCATCAATCGAATATAACGGCAATGCATTACATAGAAGACCGAGAATGATGAATAATGCTGAAATTTTATGTTTCATTCTTTTTCTGGTTAGATCCCAAAGAATACACCAAAGTTAAAATGGCAACTATCGGAAGCAAAACGGAAACTGGTGTCTTGTCAAAATAATCTTTAGAAAATGAGATTTGTTCTCCAAGCCCAGGACCTGTGTCTCCAAGTGATGTTTGGATTCCTAAATAGGAAAACAAGGCAGTTGTCATAACTACACTCGGTAATCCGGAAAAAAATAAAAAACCGAACATATCGCGGAGGGCTGGTAGATAATGTAAAAGAATGAGCTGATACGGCTTGGCACCCATGCAAAGGGAAGCGGATAAATAAGAACTTTGTTTGATTTCACGAATCTTGGCTGAAAGTGTTTCGTATGACAAAGCCCAATCAGAAACAAGGATAGCAATAAAAATTGCAAATGGATTGTTAGGTAACAGACTAATCACTACCAAAGCAGACAATAAAGAAGGAATCGCAAGTGATACGGAAACAATACCTGAAAGAATCCATTCAGATCTTTTAGGAAAGAAGATAGAAAAAGCAGACAAAAAAAAGGATACAAAGATAGTCAAAATGCGAGCAGGGACAACAAGAACAATCGTGGATAGAGACCCATAACAAAACAAGGCTAAGTTGTCTCTCCCCAAACGATCCGTTCCTGCAAAAAAGCCAGGTGAAAGAATGGGCAAATTATTATTGGTTAAGTCTACATTTGTAGGTGAGGACAAAATGAATGCACCCAAAAAAACCAATCCAAAAAATAAAAATCTAACAAGGGTATGGACTGCCATTTTTTTATACCCCACCTGAAAACATTCTTTGTAAATAAAATCCAATGCGATTCAAAATATAAAATAGAATTCCGGAATACATAAGCAAAGTTGCCAGTAACTTTGTATCCATCGATTTAATGGAAAAGTACAAAGACTTTCCAATTCCAGGAAAAAAGAAAATCTCTTCTACTACCATTGCTCCCGACAACAAAGACCCAAAATCTAAAATTAAAAGGATGAGTGCAATCGGCAGAACTTTTAAGAAAATTTCCTTTCCGACAATATGACTCCAAGGATAAGACCTCGTTTGTAATAACTGCACATACTTTGAATCTGCTTCCTTTCGAATTTCTGGTAATAGATACAAGGACATTCTCGCGTAGATACGAGAACCCAAAGTAATTCCCGGCAATACCACGTAGTATGTATTTCCAGATTCATACCCACCGGGAGGAAACCATTCCAGTCGGTAAAAAAACACAATTAACAATAGTATTGCGACAATGAAAATGGGAGTCGATAAAATCAAATTAGAGCTGAAGGAAACTATATCATATAATATTCCCGACCGGAAGTAAGTTGCCGCAAGAGAAAGTCCAAAAGCAAGAAAGGAACCGAAAAGCAGACTAAAGATCGCTAGGTGAAAGGTAGAAAGAAATCGAGTTCCAATATGTGAATATACCGTCTCCCCATTTTCTGTTTTACCACCTGATTCCCAAACCAATGATTTCCAAAACTGGACATAGTAAGACAAAAAACTTTTTTCCTGACTTTGGATCTCTGTCAGTCCTGCATCTGCATATAAATACGATTTATCTTTTGTATGGAACTCGGAAATAAAACTACTGATGAAAGATAACAGCAGTAAAAAATACAGAAAACGGAAAATTTCCGACTTCACTGGATTAACTTTTTGAAAGGAATGCCTTTTGAATTTCTTCGAAATTTTTGGCTTTGATGAGTTTTTCTCTTTCTTCTGGAATGTTTAGAGTTTTTGCAATCAATGCCAATGTTTTGATATGATCCTGAAATTTATTTTTAGGAACAATCAGCATGATAAATATTTGAACCAAACCATGATCTAAAGCATCGAAGTCGATTCCTTGAGGTGCAATCGCCATAGCGCATTTCAACTCATTAACATAATGAACGGAACAATGTGGAATCGCCACCCCACTTCCAATGCCGGTAGACATGGATTTTTCTCGATTCATTAAAGAAGAAACTGTTTCCTCTTCATGACTTTGATCTAACGTTTGTGTGGTGACCATATGAGAGATCATCTTTCGAATGGCATCTTCTTTGGTAGATGCTTTGAAATCGAAAATGATATTTTTAGGGTCCAGAATCTCCAGAAGTTGATTCATATGGTATAACTTACTCCCACCTTTTCAAGATCGACTTATTTTCCAAGAAAAACCCTAACGAAGATGCCTTCCAAAAGAAAAAAAACAACCAACACCAAAACCGCGCTGATCCCCATTTTACCTACAAAAAAGGCGATGGGAAGTAAAATGACAAAACTAAGTAAGGAAACATAATACGATCCATAAAAATTCCGGCCTGGACTCATGTGTAAAAAGAAAGCAAGTGCCGAATAGGAAAGAATCCAATTGAAACTCAACTGGCCAGAACCAATTCCCCAAAGGGAAAACAAAAGAACCCATCCCAAGAAAAACCCAAGTAGAACAGTTCTACGAAAGGAAACCCAGGCGATTCCCACTAAAACATAAATGCCTAAACTATCAGCAAAAGATAAAAACGTAAGTCCATTGAAAGGAACATTGGAAAACCAAGGTTGTGTCAAAGGAAGCAAAGAGGACTCAAAAGATATCCCTGTCCAAGGAATGAGTTCCACAGAAGTCCGAAAGGAGTATCCGAGTAAGGAAAAAATGCTGTCCCAAATCAAAACAAAAAGTAAAACCAAACTAAAAATAGGAACCCGTAAAAAATACTGCTGGCTTAGGAAATAATGAACCACTATTGCAAAAAGAAATGATACCGGTAACAAAATGGGATGTAACCAAGTAGTTGGTAAAATCAAAAAGATGATCAGTAATTGAGAAAGTAGTCCCAACCAGTACGGAGACTGATTGGAACGAATACAAAAACCTAAATAGGCAAGTGTGAGTATCGATCCAATGGCAATGGGCAAAATAGGAATTGGAAATACATGAGCAAGTGAGTATCCAAGAAATCCCATGAGAGTCACAAAATAAAAAAAATCAGCAAATATCTCCGAAGATTTAACTCCCCAACTATTTTCAGATAGAATATAAAGGTTCTTTAGCATAACTTAACGATTGTTAAACAACAACTCCTTCGATTCGTCTCCGAATATCAATTCCAGAAGGACAATACACGGTACAGATCCCACAGGAAATACATTGACTCTTTTCAAACTCTTCTGTTTTACCTTTGATGAGTTGCACAGGATTTGCGTGAGTGGGACAGTAGTTATTACACTCCATACAGTCAATACAACTGAATTCTTTTCTTGCTGCGGGAAGTTTTTCGTATAACGTGATGGAGTAATGTTCGTAAATATTGAAGTAACCAAGAGAATCTACATCCATTGGTTTTACTTCTTCGAATACAGTTTCAAACGAAGCAATTTTGTAACGTTTGTCTAAGTTTGCTGGAATGAATGCTAATGCCTGACCATTAGTTAAAAAGAACTGGCGAGGTTCCAAATCCATTCTTCCTTTACGATCTACCAAAAACACTGCTAAATGTCGCTTCGTGAACGGTTCGTTATAGTATAACTTACGTAAGATGTGGAATATTGATTCTGCACCTAAAAAAAGAACCTCATGTTGAATTAATGACTTCCTCGTTTTATCCACTGGTTCGCGAAATTGTTTGTGTAAAAAATATTCAGGGATTCCATTGGGATGCTCAAAATGCAAAGATGGAACTTCAAAAAAATTGGATACCTCTGCTTTCGGAAATATCAATTTCAAAAGTTCAATAAATGCTAAATAAGCATCCTTCATATCTCGAAGGATCATTTCTTCAAAATTGAGATGTTGGTATCTGCAAAAAGGGGAAAGAACGATTTTGAAAGAAGAATCTTTATTAAATTTTTGAAAGTAATCCTTAAGTGGAGTTTCCATCAAATCTAAAGAATACAAAGCACCTTCGTCAAAAGACTCTAAAAGTGCAGAAAAATCATAGTGGCGAAAATGGTAGGGAGAAGTGGTAGACCAAGAACCGTCTTGTTTGATTTGGAAGTACTTCTGGTCGGGAGTTAAATTTGCCACCCCATTGACTGGAGCAAGCACCTTCTTACCGTTATGCGCAAGCATAACCTGACCATGGACCACACGAGTAGGATAAGTATCGGAAAGGACGCTGCCCGCAGGAACGGGGATCAGGAATTGACCCTGAATCGTCCGTTCTTTTTTATTTTCAGTTTTATGAAATTTGCGAGCGAAGGCGCGAGGTAACCTAGGGAACAACACGCCGGTTATAATTTAGACGGCTTTCACCATGTAGATTTCATCTTTGATTGGGAGTTCTTTTTTCAAGTTCTTGATATAAGGTAGAATCTCTCCCATTTCTTCATAATACTCGCAGTTGGTTTGCATACGGCGAGCCACTGTAAAGTATTTATAAAGTTTTTCTTCACCGGAACGTTTAGACCATTTCTTCTTGTTACATTTGACTCGAAGAATGTATTTATCTTGCTCCGATTCGTATTGGCGAACCACAACACAATGCAAACAGTTCGCGCAGTAGACTTTTTCACTCATGGATGACCCCTGAACCTAGGTTGAATTTACAGCTTTTTGGAAGGAAAGGTTTCGTCAAGTAAGTACCATCGCTCTTCCTAAGCGACGGCACGAAGTTCCTTTTCTGCTTTGGTTGCTGGTTTGAATTTCCAGAACGACTCCGCCACAGAAAGATAAGAGACATAGAAAAAACCGATGGAATAAAGAACCATAAAACCAATCATGTATGGTTTTCCGACCATAAAGGAAAGGTAGATACAAAATACACAATAAGCGCCCATAAAGAACTCGAGGAAGGCTCGGTAATCTACGGGAACTACGTATTTGATTTTGTCCTGCAAACTATCCCCTTCTTTCTCAATTCTGAGTTTTGGGGTGCGTTTGAAACCGGATTGGATGCCAAAAACGGCCTCCATCCAAGCGTAAGTATTCATGACAGCGATACCTGTCCCAATCATTACGAGGATGGGAAGGTAAACCAATTTGGATTTCCAGTTTTTGTGGATTTCACGTTGGGAGTAAGCATAGAAAATAACAGGTCCCATAGATCCCACTGATAACACAGCGGCTGATCCGAAAAGAATTTCCATTGGGAGGTCATCCATCTTAAACCCTGCCCAAAATTCCATAAGGAGAAGTGGAGCCGTGAGTAAGATATTGA
The sequence above is drawn from the Leptospira sp. WS4.C2 genome and encodes:
- a CDS encoding PEGA domain-containing protein; this translates as MKHKISALFIILGLLCNALPLYSIDDYYNFPNQSYKGSVTYESSRNLCLFSFVATTPDPTKEYLTKGIPSVLLSELRNLEYTYVEYPKANVIYHSFGEAPVLTLQEKIDAESPNVKRKKKEINDEKDLQDLRSGKKQLAPEKDPRYVKVTIKQLWDKKAPTPDESFGLANKLNCDYIIGGSFEVRDNELLTKVFLYDDFEGKIIPFEHKTSIIRAYQEMTPLGESIREKLQGKDTTTVEVSAGVEEDALVYLDGIYLGKTPLIGKKFPVGKRSLFVFKEGFHPYKQDVQLEKGRPFQLDVKLSLKLSNSYITVSTNVESDVYLGIQYLGKTPLHRIAIPSGMNRLRISKEGYIDSFRAVDARDNEEVVVDVEMREGKTDVYYKNKQNVFLDHTYKDFATYSLHGSLLFYASYVYLNYASRQAYSAARSQVTLVNASAISSFNQNNPNEFFFWYGVQNSIIDDAESKARSLKRVAGTLPMENRRDRQLVGGPMVIMMGLMLVSAATFYILGLDEETLEFGYLPLSPSAVSYGQNAREGYGYMQFNLRY
- a CDS encoding ABC transporter permease subunit, which produces MAVHTLVRFLFFGLVFLGAFILSSPTNVDLTNNNLPILSPGFFAGTDRLGRDNLALFCYGSLSTIVLVVPARILTIFVSFFLSAFSIFFPKRSEWILSGIVSVSLAIPSLLSALVVISLLPNNPFAIFIAILVSDWALSYETLSAKIREIKQSSYLSASLCMGAKPYQLILLHYLPALRDMFGFLFFSGLPSVVMTTALFSYLGIQTSLGDTGPGLGEQISFSKDYFDKTPVSVLLPIVAILTLVYSLGSNQKKNET
- a CDS encoding ABC transporter permease subunit, whose amino-acid sequence is MKSEIFRFLYFLLLLSFISSFISEFHTKDKSYLYADAGLTEIQSQEKSFLSYYVQFWKSLVWESGGKTENGETVYSHIGTRFLSTFHLAIFSLLFGSFLAFGLSLAATYFRSGILYDIVSFSSNLILSTPIFIVAILLLIVFFYRLEWFPPGGYESGNTYYVVLPGITLGSRIYARMSLYLLPEIRKEADSKYVQLLQTRSYPWSHIVGKEIFLKVLPIALILLILDFGSLLSGAMVVEEIFFFPGIGKSLYFSIKSMDTKLLATLLMYSGILFYILNRIGFYLQRMFSGGV
- a CDS encoding PTS sugar transporter subunit IIA; protein product: MNQLLEILDPKNIIFDFKASTKEDAIRKMISHMVTTQTLDQSHEEETVSSLMNREKSMSTGIGSGVAIPHCSVHYVNELKCAMAIAPQGIDFDALDHGLVQIFIMLIVPKNKFQDHIKTLALIAKTLNIPEEREKLIKAKNFEEIQKAFLSKS
- a CDS encoding ATP-binding protein; translated protein: MLAHNGKKVLAPVNGVANLTPDQKYFQIKQDGSWSTTSPYHFRHYDFSALLESFDEGALYSLDLMETPLKDYFQKFNKDSSFKIVLSPFCRYQHLNFEEMILRDMKDAYLAFIELLKLIFPKAEVSNFFEVPSLHFEHPNGIPEYFLHKQFREPVDKTRKSLIQHEVLFLGAESIFHILRKLYYNEPFTKRHLAVFLVDRKGRMDLEPRQFFLTNGQALAFIPANLDKRYKIASFETVFEEVKPMDVDSLGYFNIYEHYSITLYEKLPAARKEFSCIDCMECNNYCPTHANPVQLIKGKTEEFEKSQCISCGICTVYCPSGIDIRRRIEGVVV